From Cervus elaphus chromosome 10, mCerEla1.1, whole genome shotgun sequence:
CTGTGTTAAGGTATGTTCTCACTCTGCCTACCTTGTTTAGAGTTTTATGGTTTATATTGATAGGAAACACTTGAAATAGtttatgtaaacaaatgaatttgTACTGTTTGACTTAGATAAAAGAAcatctttaaaaagtcaaatgctTTTCGGATTCATTTGCTCTAATGCAAGAGTTTGGGGGAGGGTTTATGAGAAGAAAGAGATGTTCTATTTATCCTTCAAGATCATTGACCTTGGAATAGATacatttctcaaatttatttatgaaaattttttgtatttctcttcCTAGGTGTTCCAGTTACTAACTGATTTGAAAGAGCAGCGTAAAGAAAGTGGAAAGAATAAACACAGTTCTGGGCAACAGAACTTGAATACTATCACATATGAAGTAAGTCTACGTTTCCAGAGGGTCTGTCCAAACTACTATTGAAGGGGGTTGGTTTATCTTGCTGCTGACTGGCCACCGAATCATGACTATCCATTATCTGATTTGAGTAGTTTTACTGTAACTcagtttttattctgtttatagAAGTGGAAAGAGTTTGGGCAATTGTTGGCCAAGTTGTTGGGCAAGTGTTGGCCAACTGCAAAGTTTAGAGGAGGGAATAATCAAAAACCTACCCTCACTTCTAATACCAGTTGCAAGTCAGAGCGCCCCAAGAGAACCCTCAGGTTCAATAATTCACTGAAAGTACTCATAAAACTTGCTAAAAGCTATTATATTCAGTTATAGGTTATCACAAGGAAAAGATACAGATTAAAATTGGCCTAGGGACAAAGCAGTTGGGGCaggtgccaggagaaatatcataggCAGAGCTTTCATTGTTCTCTAATGTGGAGTTAGAACATGCCTCTCTCGAAGTCGGTGTGTGTTAATACACTCAGAACATTTTCAACCAAGGAAGCTCCACCAAGTTTTGGTGTCCAGTTTTTATTGGGACTCCATTACCTAGGCATGATTGAATGATTGATTGCCTGCGTAGTTCATGTCAGCCTCCAGGTCGGCTGATACTGCATGACCCAAAGCCCCTACTCTCAGTCTTATTATTAAGACTATGCAGTAGGACGTCAGGCTCCCAGACAAAGATACTCCTATTAGGTGTAATGTTCCAGGCGTATGAAGACTACTTCCTGGAAGCAGAGGGCAAAGTCCAGATCATCTGTTTTGGCAGAGACAAATTCTTTATTACAGCGGAAGTGATACTTTTTTATGGTAGAAAACTTAGAAAGtaccaaaatgtataaagaaaatatcaaaagtaATTTATAATCTTAATATCCAATTGATAGTTTGTTGCATTCTCTCCCATTCTTAAGCTTTGTTCTTAAAAAAGAGCATTTAAGCTGTTATATGTTTGATTTTGTATctgtcattttaatatattttttcttgttatttatttgctttcagttttcattttgttttataaagattTGGATTTAACtatcttttaatttatcttttcaaagacattaaaaaactTGCCTTAAGTCATCATAATctcttttaaggaaaataagGGAATTAACACTTTTGTCACCATTCCTTCCCATCTGATTTTGTTCATTTAATTATGTGTTTAGAATCCTACAGTTCATTTATCAATCatgttcttttactttatttagtTCATCTATGGTTCATTCAGAGCTATTTGTCTTAtgcttgctttttcctttttttccatagacattaaaatacatatcaaaaaCACCATGTAAGCACCAGAGTCCTGAGATTGTGAGAGAATTTCTGACAGCAATGAAAAGCCACAAGTTGACCAAGTAAGTAAAAATAATCTTAAGTGGGAAAAGACTGACATATAATGAAAACGATA
This genomic window contains:
- the LOC122701676 gene encoding DNA-directed RNA polymerase III subunit RPC9 isoform X3, with product MCQTSSQALCSLNVTILSLHHSMGRPLRHHLSVGLTSRKDANAALLSNYEVFQLLTDLKEQRKESGKNKHSSGQQNLNTITYETLKYISKTPCKHQSPEIVREFLTAMKSHKLTKWWRRVRNG